The following are encoded together in the Candidatus Sysuiplasma acidicola genome:
- a CDS encoding alanyl-tRNA editing protein, producing MVRKIFWEDAYVREFDAVVQDVSENRVSLDATAFNPRGGGLPGDTGTLNGARVVDTVKDGDSIVHVLDGPAQLTAGTAVHGTLDWDRRYRIMRMHTAAHALSAVFNREAGALITGNKIEPDESRIDFSIGELDRDVMTSYVDEVNREISRNPGVSTYFLPKEEALKIPAVVKLAGASPPDVSTFRIVEIKGLDTQADGGVHVGTLGEVRGIVPVKFENKGKSNRRLYFRLND from the coding sequence ATGGTCAGAAAGATTTTCTGGGAAGATGCCTACGTTCGCGAGTTTGATGCCGTCGTGCAGGACGTATCAGAGAACAGGGTTTCGCTGGACGCGACCGCCTTCAATCCGAGGGGCGGCGGCCTTCCAGGCGACACAGGAACGCTAAACGGAGCACGCGTCGTGGATACCGTCAAGGACGGAGACTCGATTGTGCATGTTCTCGACGGTCCGGCTCAGTTAACTGCCGGCACAGCTGTACACGGAACGCTGGACTGGGACAGGCGTTACAGAATAATGAGAATGCACACCGCAGCCCATGCGCTGAGCGCAGTTTTCAACAGGGAGGCCGGCGCTCTGATAACGGGAAACAAAATCGAACCCGATGAATCTCGCATAGACTTCAGCATAGGCGAATTGGACAGGGATGTAATGACCTCCTACGTTGACGAGGTTAACAGAGAGATTTCAAGGAACCCCGGGGTGAGCACATATTTCCTTCCGAAGGAGGAGGCGCTGAAGATTCCCGCTGTTGTAAAGCTTGCCGGTGCCTCCCCACCTGATGTCAGCACTTTCCGTATCGTTGAGATAAAAGGTCTGGACACTCAGGCCGACGGCGGCGTTCACGTGGGAACGCTCGGCGAAGTCCGCGGCATAGTACCTGTCAAATTCGAAAACAAGGGCAAATCAAACAGACGACTGTATTTCAGGCTGAACGACTGA
- a CDS encoding IS630 family transposase — protein MTLHVRTLHNEEGKKLSRTARKTNNAITLRRAQVILHSAQGFTPPKIADMLGLSVEWTRHIIHEFNENGFDSLKPLPNKGGTGRPRKFVDEIRLEMVNMALTPPSSLGYPFTTWSLRKLRDAIVEKGIVADISVSNLQKILKDEELTYQAVKTWKESDDPDFEKKKRRIDRLTRRKHNPPVVISFDEVGPLQLKPVGGGHWQVSGHPDRVPATYSRKEGTRQLLLAFNYYHGTFFGRIRKRKTAKNILSFFRELRRHYPAEQRIHIIMDNLSAHGTEDIVKWTKKNRVSFAPTPTNASWLNPVECHIGDIQRLALKDTDYRKWPEADAALQSAIRYKNAHRKEMLENRERRKKDRRKARKRVIWKFRTQNSVIETGH, from the coding sequence ATGACACTGCACGTCAGAACCTTGCACAACGAGGAAGGAAAGAAGCTGTCCAGGACTGCCAGGAAAACAAACAATGCGATAACGCTCAGGAGAGCGCAGGTGATACTGCACTCTGCCCAGGGCTTCACCCCGCCGAAGATCGCGGATATGCTCGGGCTGTCTGTTGAATGGACAAGGCACATCATTCATGAATTCAATGAGAATGGTTTCGACTCGCTGAAGCCGCTGCCCAACAAGGGCGGCACCGGCAGGCCGAGGAAGTTTGTGGATGAGATAAGACTCGAGATGGTGAACATGGCGCTGACGCCGCCATCATCACTGGGCTATCCATTCACCACATGGTCCCTGAGGAAGCTCAGGGACGCAATAGTGGAGAAGGGGATTGTTGCAGACATCAGTGTCTCCAACCTTCAGAAGATACTGAAGGACGAGGAGCTGACATACCAGGCTGTGAAGACATGGAAGGAGAGCGATGACCCTGACTTCGAGAAGAAGAAGCGGCGGATAGACAGGCTCACCCGCAGGAAACACAATCCGCCGGTGGTCATTTCATTCGATGAAGTGGGGCCACTGCAGCTCAAGCCAGTGGGCGGCGGCCACTGGCAGGTCAGCGGCCACCCGGACAGGGTGCCGGCGACATACAGCAGGAAGGAGGGTACAAGGCAGCTGCTGCTCGCATTCAACTACTACCATGGCACGTTCTTCGGAAGGATCAGGAAAAGGAAAACGGCGAAGAACATACTCTCTTTCTTCAGGGAGCTCCGCCGCCATTACCCGGCGGAGCAGCGCATTCACATCATAATGGACAACCTGTCTGCGCATGGAACAGAGGATATAGTGAAATGGACGAAGAAGAACAGAGTCTCCTTTGCGCCTACGCCGACAAACGCGTCATGGCTCAATCCGGTCGAATGTCACATCGGTGACATTCAGCGTCTGGCATTGAAGGATACAGATTACAGGAAATGGCCGGAAGCAGATGCGGCACTCCAGAGTGCAATTCGATACAAGAATGCGCACAGGAAGGAGATGCTTGAAAACAGGGAAAGGCGGAAAAAGGACAGAAGAAAGGCGAGAAAGCGAGTCATCTGGAAATTCAGGACACAGAACTCAGTTATTGAAACAGGGCACTAG
- a CDS encoding N-6 DNA methylase, translated as MFADDTGIFLPRDHFAYYIETKTKTDGSDLGLHLSQIFQVLNTGEGSRQNTLDAELARFPYVNGKLFEEQLPFPSFNVSMRALLLECIHFNWSEVSPAIFGSLFQSVMDPEKRRDLGGHYTAERNILKVIHPLFLDSLRAEMERYWSNERKLRDILDRISQMRFLDPACGCGNFLAITYRELRQVELEIRVRLRELSEKPGQKAHQRVLDVEMGNEIDVDAFYGIEIEEFPARIAEVALWLVDHQMNVKLSEKLGDYFVRLPLKKSPTIKNLNALRQNWKLILPRDQVSYVLGNPPYAGKKRRNAEQTEDMGIVMKGKVENYGNLDYVACWYVKALEYIKGTSAHVAFVSTQAIMHGEQVGLLWAFLLRQGAIIHFAHRPFTWTSEAKGKAAVTVIIIGFASFDQPRKRLFDYSDPNGQPVEAIVRNINPYLVDQPSFLLPSRKRPICSVPEIHFGSMPNDGGHFIFTEAEKQSFIAADPLSERFLRPLISAKEFLHMENRWCLWLQGIPPQELRDRKGVMERIEEVRKYRLQSKRASTRRLAATPYLFGEIRQPFEDYILIPRHSSETRRYIPLAFFESSNIASDSCLVIPGGSLYHFGVLMSAMHMAWVHQVAGRLTERIRYSNKVVYNNFPWPKSPAPTQIAEVEKLAKGILEARAKFTGVSLATLYDPLVTPPELVKAHEKLDKMVDRCYRQKPFRTDLSRLRFLFMLYREYCPGATTLDAYPFEDGDVDDTS; from the coding sequence ATGTTTGCCGATGATACCGGCATCTTTCTACCAAGGGACCACTTTGCGTATTACATCGAGACCAAGACGAAGACCGATGGGTCAGACTTGGGCCTTCACCTCTCTCAGATTTTCCAGGTACTCAACACAGGGGAAGGGAGTCGACAAAATACCTTGGACGCAGAGTTGGCAAGATTCCCGTATGTCAACGGCAAGCTCTTCGAGGAGCAACTACCGTTTCCTTCATTCAATGTGTCAATGAGGGCACTACTACTCGAGTGCATCCACTTCAACTGGAGTGAAGTCTCACCAGCAATATTCGGCTCGTTGTTTCAGTCTGTAATGGATCCAGAGAAGAGAAGAGACCTTGGCGGCCACTACACCGCGGAGAGGAACATTCTCAAGGTGATTCATCCACTATTCTTGGATTCTCTCAGAGCCGAGATGGAACGCTACTGGTCCAATGAAAGGAAGCTCAGAGACATCCTCGACAGAATCTCCCAGATGAGATTTCTTGACCCTGCATGCGGATGCGGCAACTTCTTGGCCATCACATACCGTGAGCTTCGTCAGGTCGAGTTAGAAATCAGGGTTCGACTCAGGGAACTCTCTGAGAAGCCCGGTCAGAAGGCACATCAGAGAGTGTTGGACGTGGAGATGGGCAACGAGATAGATGTCGATGCTTTCTATGGAATTGAAATCGAGGAGTTTCCAGCTCGGATTGCAGAAGTCGCTCTCTGGCTGGTTGACCACCAGATGAATGTGAAGCTTTCTGAGAAGCTTGGGGACTACTTTGTTCGACTTCCGTTAAAGAAATCTCCGACTATCAAGAATCTGAATGCCCTACGCCAAAACTGGAAGCTGATTCTACCACGGGACCAAGTCAGCTACGTCCTCGGAAACCCACCATACGCCGGGAAGAAACGACGAAATGCAGAACAAACCGAGGATATGGGCATCGTGATGAAAGGCAAGGTGGAGAACTACGGAAACCTCGATTACGTAGCATGCTGGTATGTAAAGGCGCTCGAATACATCAAGGGTACATCTGCGCATGTGGCCTTTGTATCGACTCAGGCCATCATGCATGGAGAACAAGTTGGGTTGCTCTGGGCGTTCCTTCTCCGTCAAGGAGCCATAATTCACTTCGCCCACCGTCCTTTCACATGGACCAGCGAGGCGAAGGGCAAGGCAGCCGTAACTGTCATCATTATTGGTTTTGCATCCTTTGACCAGCCTAGAAAACGATTGTTCGACTACTCAGATCCTAATGGTCAGCCTGTTGAAGCCATCGTTCGCAATATCAACCCCTATCTCGTAGACCAGCCATCTTTCCTCCTGCCGAGCCGAAAACGGCCAATCTGTTCAGTGCCAGAGATTCACTTTGGCAGTATGCCTAACGATGGAGGCCACTTTATTTTCACTGAGGCAGAGAAGCAAAGCTTCATTGCAGCAGACCCATTGTCAGAGCGATTCTTGCGCCCACTCATTAGCGCAAAGGAGTTTCTCCACATGGAGAATCGTTGGTGTCTCTGGCTCCAAGGGATTCCGCCGCAGGAGTTAAGAGACCGCAAGGGTGTTATGGAGCGTATCGAAGAAGTCAGGAAGTATCGGTTGCAGAGCAAACGCGCAAGCACTCGGCGTCTTGCAGCGACTCCTTATCTCTTTGGGGAGATTCGTCAGCCCTTTGAGGACTACATACTTATTCCCAGACACTCCTCGGAAACGCGCCGCTACATCCCGTTGGCATTCTTCGAAAGTTCCAACATCGCGAGCGATTCGTGCCTTGTGATTCCAGGAGGAAGCCTGTACCACTTCGGTGTGTTGATGTCCGCAATGCACATGGCTTGGGTGCATCAGGTCGCAGGTAGGTTGACCGAACGAATCAGATACTCGAATAAGGTGGTCTATAACAATTTTCCGTGGCCAAAGTCCCCCGCCCCGACTCAGATTGCGGAAGTGGAGAAACTAGCCAAGGGCATACTAGAGGCTAGGGCGAAGTTTACGGGTGTTTCATTGGCAACCCTTTACGACCCTTTGGTGACTCCTCCTGAACTGGTAAAAGCGCATGAGAAGTTAGACAAAATGGTAGACAGATGCTACCGCCAGAAACCCTTCAGGACTGATTTGAGTAGGCTACGGTTTCTGTTCATGTTGTATAGGGAGTACTGTCCAGGGGCAACAACGCTGGATGCGTACCCCTTTGAGGATGGGGATGTAGATGATACTTCCTGA
- a CDS encoding alcohol dehydrogenase catalytic domain-containing protein encodes MKACVIGADGSLEISEQPKPEITRGELLVKMRACGICGTDVEKLHGNYPSKILGHEAVGEIVSVDDGVRDFEPGDRVFPHHHVPCYDCHFCRNGSETMCPHFSRSNIHPGGLAEYFTVPEWNVSRGAVFKLPERMSFRAGALIEPLACVLRGLGKATLGTDSHVAVIGVGPVGMLHVAALKILGAKHIAAVDLSGERREFARKLGADETFSPQEAVGGIVESSGGIGSDLTIVAAGSPPAIGTGIETLRKGGKLIQFGLPKPGMRLESDFSAIFRKEISIITTYSGIERDVADAISMIALHAEKFESMISHSFRLDEAGEAFKLAEDINAARKIIVESG; translated from the coding sequence ATGAAGGCATGCGTGATAGGGGCTGACGGTTCGCTGGAAATTTCTGAACAGCCGAAACCGGAGATAACGCGCGGAGAACTGCTCGTGAAAATGAGGGCGTGCGGCATATGCGGCACCGATGTTGAAAAGCTTCACGGCAATTACCCGTCCAAAATACTCGGACACGAAGCTGTTGGCGAGATTGTGTCCGTGGATGACGGCGTACGCGATTTCGAGCCCGGAGACAGGGTTTTTCCACACCACCATGTACCCTGCTATGACTGCCATTTCTGCCGGAACGGAAGCGAAACCATGTGTCCCCACTTCTCCCGTTCGAATATACACCCGGGCGGTCTTGCCGAATATTTCACCGTTCCCGAATGGAATGTGAGCAGGGGAGCTGTCTTCAAACTGCCGGAGAGGATGTCATTCAGAGCGGGCGCACTCATTGAACCGCTCGCATGTGTGTTGAGAGGCCTGGGAAAGGCTACTCTCGGCACTGACAGCCATGTCGCCGTGATAGGCGTTGGCCCCGTTGGAATGCTCCATGTGGCAGCGCTGAAGATACTCGGCGCGAAGCATATTGCTGCCGTCGATCTGTCCGGAGAAAGGAGGGAGTTTGCACGTAAACTGGGAGCAGATGAGACTTTCAGTCCCCAGGAAGCCGTAGGAGGGATCGTCGAAAGCAGCGGAGGGATCGGTTCCGATCTGACCATTGTGGCGGCAGGCAGCCCCCCGGCCATCGGCACGGGCATCGAAACACTGAGAAAGGGAGGAAAACTGATCCAGTTTGGGCTGCCGAAGCCGGGCATGCGGCTGGAGAGCGATTTCTCAGCCATTTTCAGAAAGGAGATTTCGATTATTACGACATATTCGGGAATCGAGCGGGATGTTGCCGACGCCATCAGCATGATTGCACTGCATGCAGAGAAGTTTGAAAGCATGATATCGCACTCATTCAGGCTCGACGAGGCAGGCGAGGCGTTCAAACTCGCCGAAGATATCAATGCGGCAAGGAAGATAATAGTGGAATCCGGGTGA
- the surE gene encoding 5'/3'-nucleotidase SurE, giving the protein MLLLTNDDGVYSPGLRALSTALSRNMDVKVVAPKGAQSSTGMSITFHRPLRISRVSMKGYEATAVGGTPADCVFASVHKLYRRNKIDMVVSGINIGGNISMQSFFSSGTVSAAMSGAIIGIKSVAFSKEIASEDEPLTEKEFRNAAWWAAKIVSFLMKKGFPEDVDMLNVNFPVNTTKNTPVRITRMASEMFDDYVVERKDPRGNTYYWLAGTKKSKFEPDTDLQTVLGESEISITPVSIKSIQHHNAGHVASFLSPITGK; this is encoded by the coding sequence ATGCTCCTGCTCACAAATGATGATGGCGTATACAGCCCCGGCCTCAGGGCACTGTCGACTGCTCTCTCCAGGAATATGGACGTGAAAGTCGTCGCTCCAAAGGGTGCGCAGAGCAGCACAGGGATGAGCATAACGTTTCACAGGCCCTTGCGCATCAGCAGGGTCAGCATGAAAGGCTACGAAGCTACGGCCGTGGGAGGGACGCCGGCAGACTGTGTGTTTGCCTCTGTCCATAAGCTGTACAGGCGAAACAAGATTGACATGGTGGTTTCCGGGATAAACATCGGCGGCAACATCAGCATGCAGTCTTTTTTCTCGTCCGGAACAGTGTCTGCGGCAATGTCCGGCGCCATAATTGGCATCAAATCAGTTGCTTTCTCGAAGGAAATTGCCTCCGAAGACGAACCGCTCACCGAGAAGGAGTTCAGAAACGCAGCGTGGTGGGCAGCAAAGATTGTTTCTTTTCTGATGAAAAAAGGTTTTCCTGAAGACGTTGACATGCTCAACGTGAATTTTCCCGTCAACACGACGAAGAATACGCCGGTGCGCATAACCAGAATGGCCAGCGAGATGTTTGACGATTATGTGGTTGAAAGAAAGGATCCGAGAGGGAATACATATTACTGGCTGGCCGGAACGAAGAAGAGCAAATTCGAGCCCGATACGGATCTGCAGACAGTTCTCGGAGAATCGGAGATAAGCATAACTCCGGTGAGCATAAAATCCATACAGCACCACAATGCCGGGCATGTCGCTTCGTTCCTGTCTCCGATTACAGGAAAATAA
- a CDS encoding VOC family protein has protein sequence MRDLNESIRFYTELLGMEMVEPVQSTPPTQGSVVTLRSPGSSQLLELNWYESGSRFGTPYAKGEELDHLAFECDDVDRVAREFESKGAKLLVRPREIGADIGWSEAFVEDPNGIWIELIPGKDRQGAK, from the coding sequence GTGCGCGACCTGAACGAGTCGATTAGGTTCTACACTGAGTTACTTGGCATGGAGATGGTGGAGCCGGTACAATCCACTCCCCCGACGCAAGGGAGCGTAGTCACTCTACGGAGTCCGGGATCTTCGCAGCTCCTGGAACTCAACTGGTACGAGTCAGGCAGCAGATTCGGCACTCCGTACGCGAAGGGCGAAGAGCTCGATCACCTGGCGTTCGAGTGTGATGACGTGGACCGTGTCGCACGGGAATTCGAGTCGAAGGGAGCCAAGCTTCTTGTCCGGCCGCGGGAGATTGGAGCGGACATCGGCTGGAGCGAGGCATTCGTCGAAGATCCGAACGGGATCTGGATAGAACTGATTCCCGGAAAGGACAGGCAAGGAGCGAAGTGA
- a CDS encoding DUF262 domain-containing protein translates to MRQPKPDYMEYPELIMEIGNGAIKIPDFQRRVVWDIGQTLYLLDSISKGFPIGSFIFWQTQERMKAHRNIGDLALKESPDNQLINYILDGQQRLTSLYACIKGAVINTKKYQVFCDLDASGEDETFKLESSDPTRFVDIGDLLGDEPQKVSKSLSDERQKRFDKLRETFRLYKFPVIRIEDQPLDVVCEMFTRINNTGTELDLFDLMVAKTWMDNFNLRDKYNELSSNLRKAQYDELAASVVLQIAGAIVKGGCTRKHILSITRDDVTEYWVEIVNATNLAVDFLRDHLGIPSTRLLPYQSCVVPIAYFFYRNEFKQPKSSQARILNRYFWRSAAIERYSSGTESKLGQDIRDIDKLVKDEKDLESLFSWPEGWVSFTSDKIIRTELSLSNAFCKMILAFLASSHPLSFENNTPVRVDSSNLARSNSRHYHHFFPKAYLKKKGVSEDHANSVANICLVPAASNLHYQDNSPKDYLKPILEENPNLGGALKSHFIELEPKFGIETDDYDMFLQERADSIILGLAGLIYTNEEFDTAFADYNGIEDDN, encoded by the coding sequence ATGCGTCAACCTAAACCCGATTATATGGAATATCCTGAGCTTATTATGGAAATTGGGAATGGAGCCATAAAAATACCTGATTTTCAAAGACGAGTTGTCTGGGATATTGGGCAAACGCTCTACTTACTGGATAGCATTAGTAAAGGGTTCCCCATCGGAAGTTTCATATTTTGGCAAACCCAAGAAAGAATGAAGGCGCACAGAAATATCGGCGATCTTGCTCTGAAAGAGTCGCCTGACAACCAGTTGATCAATTACATTCTAGACGGTCAGCAGAGACTCACTTCTTTGTACGCTTGTATCAAAGGTGCAGTTATAAACACAAAGAAATACCAGGTGTTTTGCGATTTAGATGCTTCTGGAGAAGATGAGACATTCAAGCTAGAGAGCTCTGACCCCACAAGATTCGTAGACATTGGCGACCTCCTAGGAGATGAACCACAAAAAGTGTCCAAGAGTCTGAGCGACGAACGACAGAAACGCTTCGACAAGTTACGTGAGACCTTCAGGCTCTACAAATTTCCTGTCATAAGGATTGAGGACCAGCCACTAGATGTGGTTTGCGAGATGTTTACCAGAATAAACAACACGGGGACCGAACTCGACTTGTTTGACCTCATGGTTGCCAAGACTTGGATGGATAATTTCAATCTTCGCGACAAGTACAACGAATTGTCTTCAAATCTTAGAAAAGCGCAATACGATGAATTGGCTGCGTCTGTGGTTCTGCAAATTGCTGGTGCCATTGTCAAAGGCGGGTGCACGCGCAAACATATCCTTTCAATCACCAGAGACGATGTCACTGAATATTGGGTAGAAATCGTTAACGCAACGAATCTTGCTGTAGATTTTCTGAGAGATCATCTGGGGATCCCTTCAACAAGGCTACTTCCTTATCAGTCCTGTGTGGTCCCGATCGCGTACTTCTTCTATCGCAATGAATTCAAGCAGCCCAAGTCGTCTCAAGCTCGCATATTGAATCGGTATTTTTGGCGTTCTGCCGCCATTGAAAGATATTCCTCAGGAACGGAAAGCAAACTTGGACAGGATATCAGGGATATTGATAAACTGGTTAAAGATGAAAAAGACTTGGAATCGTTGTTTTCATGGCCAGAAGGATGGGTGAGTTTTACAAGCGACAAAATCATCAGGACGGAACTATCCTTGAGCAACGCTTTCTGCAAAATGATCCTCGCTTTTCTTGCCTCAAGTCACCCTTTGAGTTTTGAAAACAACACCCCCGTTCGTGTTGACAGTTCCAATCTCGCAAGAAGCAACAGCAGACACTATCATCATTTCTTCCCAAAGGCATACCTTAAGAAGAAAGGCGTTTCTGAGGATCATGCTAACAGTGTTGCTAACATATGTCTGGTACCAGCCGCTTCGAATTTGCATTATCAGGACAACAGCCCGAAAGATTATTTGAAGCCGATTCTTGAGGAAAACCCAAATCTTGGTGGCGCACTCAAGAGTCACTTCATAGAGCTTGAGCCCAAATTCGGTATTGAAACTGATGATTATGATATGTTTCTACAGGAACGGGCAGACTCAATAATTCTTGGATTAGCTGGACTGATTTATACCAATGAAGAGTTTGATACCGCTTTTGCTGACTATAATGGAATTGAAGATGATAACTGA
- a CDS encoding site-specific DNA-methyltransferase — MQSSVDYELTSQSKVEFQNEKQLIIPTSHKLIVGDARRVSMESIGNVHLVVTSPPYWTIRDYGIPGQIGFNQDLAEYIDSLLSVWRKCYDALCPGCRMIIDIGDQYLRATKHKAYQIIPLHSYVINSIMNDKRMRMDFLGTIIWRKISTTKTSGGANVMGSYPYPRNVYPCFENEFIAIFRKEGTPPRPERPFRDASKLSLAEWREFTQGVWTFPGTKAGENPSAFPETLPNRLIRMFSFPGETVLDPFVGSGTTMRAAASLGRNSIGIELGFATRSGKPFEKVIEENVLTAELETYSGQPRISVLRV, encoded by the coding sequence ATGCAAAGCAGCGTTGATTATGAACTCACATCTCAGAGCAAGGTGGAGTTTCAAAATGAAAAACAATTGATTATTCCCACCAGCCACAAACTCATCGTGGGTGATGCGAGAAGAGTGAGTATGGAATCCATTGGGAATGTACATCTTGTTGTTACATCTCCTCCTTATTGGACCATTAGGGACTACGGGATTCCAGGCCAGATTGGTTTCAATCAAGACTTGGCGGAATACATCGATTCACTCCTGTCGGTGTGGAGAAAATGTTACGATGCATTGTGCCCAGGGTGCAGAATGATAATAGACATCGGCGACCAGTATTTGCGCGCTACTAAGCACAAGGCCTATCAGATCATACCCCTGCATTCATATGTCATTAACAGCATTATGAATGACAAACGTATGCGCATGGACTTCCTCGGCACCATTATCTGGCGGAAGATATCTACAACAAAGACTTCTGGAGGCGCCAACGTAATGGGCAGTTATCCATATCCCCGGAATGTATATCCCTGCTTCGAGAATGAGTTCATTGCGATTTTCAGAAAGGAAGGAACACCACCAAGGCCGGAAAGACCATTCAGAGATGCTAGCAAATTGAGTCTTGCTGAATGGAGGGAATTCACTCAAGGCGTTTGGACTTTCCCCGGGACCAAGGCCGGCGAAAATCCAAGTGCTTTCCCTGAGACACTGCCAAACCGCCTAATCAGAATGTTTAGCTTTCCAGGAGAAACAGTGTTGGATCCTTTCGTCGGGAGCGGAACAACAATGCGCGCGGCCGCATCCTTAGGTAGGAATTCCATTGGAATCGAACTCGGGTTTGCCACCAGATCTGGAAAGCCTTTCGAAAAGGTCATTGAAGAGAACGTATTGACCGCTGAACTGGAGACCTATTCGGGACAGCCAAGAATCTCAGTTCTCCGTGTTTAA
- a CDS encoding transposase: MYNECRKHEKEEVITTVGAEVRSRRAPYRVRSGGRGRPPAPPSDIVMFLVLKTLFCDSYRGTYSLLAADSTVVMLAGMTTVPHYNTAQKYCSRISENFLQSLLHSITVVLRKCRRLNIAGDGTGFGTKRYLCWFVSRKAGKKRKRQFVKLHLCISIWPAIVLSASVTKGTVADIKMLDTLLDVVDDAIVIGDVCLDPGYLSRYAVQSISDHGGLPVIKLKCNTTARAAAVPEWHRMVRTALDHPGPYKRKYSKRSVIEGIIAAIKMRFGEMIYSRKTRNQRVELMLRLIVWDAMAVMRIQ, encoded by the coding sequence GTGTACAATGAGTGCCGGAAGCATGAAAAAGAAGAGGTCATAACAACTGTTGGTGCCGAGGTGAGAAGCAGGAGGGCGCCTTACAGGGTGAGGAGTGGCGGCAGGGGAAGGCCGCCGGCGCCACCGTCTGATATTGTGATGTTCCTCGTGCTGAAGACACTGTTCTGCGACTCATACAGAGGCACATATTCGCTGCTGGCTGCTGACAGCACCGTTGTCATGCTCGCCGGCATGACGACTGTGCCGCACTACAATACGGCACAGAAGTACTGCTCGAGAATATCGGAGAACTTTCTGCAGTCACTGCTGCACTCCATAACAGTTGTGCTCAGAAAGTGCCGCAGGCTGAATATTGCCGGTGACGGCACCGGCTTCGGCACAAAGCGCTACCTGTGCTGGTTCGTGTCCAGGAAGGCAGGTAAGAAGAGGAAGAGGCAGTTCGTCAAGCTCCATCTTTGCATATCCATATGGCCTGCCATCGTGTTGTCTGCGAGTGTGACAAAAGGCACGGTGGCAGACATAAAGATGCTCGACACACTCCTCGACGTCGTCGACGATGCAATCGTCATCGGCGATGTCTGTCTGGATCCAGGCTATCTCTCCAGATATGCCGTGCAGAGCATATCCGACCATGGCGGACTGCCTGTCATCAAGCTGAAGTGCAACACGACGGCGAGGGCTGCTGCAGTGCCTGAATGGCACCGGATGGTCAGGACAGCACTTGACCATCCCGGTCCATACAAGCGGAAGTACAGCAAGCGTTCTGTCATAGAGGGCATAATTGCAGCAATCAAGATGCGTTTCGGAGAGATGATATATTCAAGGAAGACGAGGAATCAGCGTGTTGAGCTCATGCTCAGGCTGATCGTGTGGGACGCGATGGCAGTGATGAGAATACAATAA
- a CDS encoding site-specific integrase, translating to MLKEYDKLPPHITREQYLRLLDAVARKYSSAGQWAKKERYLRDRDKLLLSLMWETGGRIGDILNIVPENFDFDRKVLNLSVKKRKNVNTIPLDDSLLLEISNYLRNYAVGGKLCDFSKVQAWKIVRTYGKETGIDVHPHMFRHGLAIHLLKNNVPIPIISARLGHSNVLTTMRYYLVITPEVQRQLVAGRI from the coding sequence ATGCTGAAGGAGTATGACAAGCTCCCGCCGCACATAACGAGGGAGCAGTATCTCAGGCTTCTGGATGCAGTCGCCAGGAAATACTCATCGGCGGGGCAGTGGGCGAAGAAAGAGCGCTATTTAAGAGACAGGGATAAGTTGCTCCTCAGCCTGATGTGGGAGACGGGAGGCAGGATAGGTGACATCCTTAACATCGTGCCTGAGAATTTTGACTTCGATAGGAAGGTTCTCAATCTCAGCGTGAAGAAGCGAAAGAACGTGAACACCATACCGCTCGACGATAGTCTCCTGCTCGAGATCAGCAACTATCTCAGGAATTACGCTGTCGGGGGTAAACTTTGTGACTTTTCCAAGGTGCAGGCGTGGAAAATTGTGAGAACGTACGGGAAGGAAACCGGAATCGATGTGCATCCGCACATGTTCCGGCACGGGCTGGCCATACACCTGCTGAAAAACAATGTACCCATCCCGATAATATCGGCGAGGCTGGGACACTCGAACGTTCTGACGACCATGCGTTACTACCTGGTGATCACGCCGGAGGTCCAGAGGCAATTAGTAGCAGGCAGGATATAG